One Sander vitreus isolate 19-12246 chromosome 23, sanVit1, whole genome shotgun sequence DNA window includes the following coding sequences:
- the gins1 gene encoding DNA replication complex GINS protein PSF1 isoform X2, which yields MFCEKAIELIRELHRMSDGQLPAFNEDVFRQVLQEMEALYEQNQTDVNEAKAGRAELIPSIKLRHCCLLRNQRCLTAYLYDRLLRIRALRWEYGSVLPANVRFHMCAEEVQWFSQYKKSLASFMRSLGGGEGLDITQDMKPPKSLYIEVRCLKDHGEFEIDDGTVILLKKNSQHFLPRWKCEQLIRQGVLEHVVS from the exons ATGTTCTGTGAGAAAGCCATCGAGTTAATCAGAGAACTTCACCGGATGAGCGACGGACAACTGCCCGCTTTTAAC gAGGATGTTTTCCGGCAGGTTCTGCAGGAAATGGAAGCTCTTTATGAACAGAACCAGACTGATGT TAACGAGGCGAAGGCCGGCCGAGCTGAGCTCATTCCCTCCATCAAGCTGCGTCACTGCTGCCTGCTGAGGAACCAGCGCTGTCTCACCGCCtacct CTACGACCGTCTGCTGAGGATCCGAGCGCTGCGTTGGGAGTACGGCAGCGTGCTGCCCGCTAACGTCCGCTTCCACATGTGTGCAGAGGAG GTGCAGTGGTTCAGTCAGTATAAGAAGTCTCTGGCGTCCTTCATGCGGTCTCTGGGGGGGGGCGAGGGTCTGGACATCACTCAGGACATGAAGCCCCCCAAGAGCCTTTACATCGAG GTGAGGTGTTTAAAGGACCACGGAGAGTTTGAGATCGATGATGGAACTGTGATCCTGCTGAAGAAGAACAGTCAG CACTTCCTGCCGCGGTGGAAATGTGAGCAGCTGATTCGTCAGGGCGTCCTGGAGCACGTCGTGTCCTGA
- the gins1 gene encoding DNA replication complex GINS protein PSF1 isoform X3 produces the protein MFCEKAIELIRELHRMSDGQLPAFNEDVFRQVLQEMEALYEQNQTDVNEAKAGRAELIPSIKLRHCCLLRNQRCLTAYLYDRLLRIRALRWEYGSVLPANVRFHMCAEEVQWFSQYKKSLASFMRSLGGGEGLDITQDMKPPKSLYIEHFLPRWKCEQLIRQGVLEHVVS, from the exons ATGTTCTGTGAGAAAGCCATCGAGTTAATCAGAGAACTTCACCGGATGAGCGACGGACAACTGCCCGCTTTTAAC gAGGATGTTTTCCGGCAGGTTCTGCAGGAAATGGAAGCTCTTTATGAACAGAACCAGACTGATGT TAACGAGGCGAAGGCCGGCCGAGCTGAGCTCATTCCCTCCATCAAGCTGCGTCACTGCTGCCTGCTGAGGAACCAGCGCTGTCTCACCGCCtacct CTACGACCGTCTGCTGAGGATCCGAGCGCTGCGTTGGGAGTACGGCAGCGTGCTGCCCGCTAACGTCCGCTTCCACATGTGTGCAGAGGAG GTGCAGTGGTTCAGTCAGTATAAGAAGTCTCTGGCGTCCTTCATGCGGTCTCTGGGGGGGGGCGAGGGTCTGGACATCACTCAGGACATGAAGCCCCCCAAGAGCCTTTACATCGAG CACTTCCTGCCGCGGTGGAAATGTGAGCAGCTGATTCGTCAGGGCGTCCTGGAGCACGTCGTGTCCTGA
- the gins1 gene encoding DNA replication complex GINS protein PSF1 isoform X1 has translation MFCEKAIELIRELHRMSDGQLPAFNEDVFRQVLQEMEALYEQNQTDVNEAKAGRAELIPSIKLRHCCLLRNQRCLTAYLYDRLLRIRALRWEYGSVLPANVRFHMCAEEVQWFSQYKKSLASFMRSLGGGEGLDITQDMKPPKSLYIEVRCLKDHGEFEIDDGTVILLKKNSQSERTKQEVVTLTSVCLSAALPAAVEM, from the exons ATGTTCTGTGAGAAAGCCATCGAGTTAATCAGAGAACTTCACCGGATGAGCGACGGACAACTGCCCGCTTTTAAC gAGGATGTTTTCCGGCAGGTTCTGCAGGAAATGGAAGCTCTTTATGAACAGAACCAGACTGATGT TAACGAGGCGAAGGCCGGCCGAGCTGAGCTCATTCCCTCCATCAAGCTGCGTCACTGCTGCCTGCTGAGGAACCAGCGCTGTCTCACCGCCtacct CTACGACCGTCTGCTGAGGATCCGAGCGCTGCGTTGGGAGTACGGCAGCGTGCTGCCCGCTAACGTCCGCTTCCACATGTGTGCAGAGGAG GTGCAGTGGTTCAGTCAGTATAAGAAGTCTCTGGCGTCCTTCATGCGGTCTCTGGGGGGGGGCGAGGGTCTGGACATCACTCAGGACATGAAGCCCCCCAAGAGCCTTTACATCGAG GTGAGGTGTTTAAAGGACCACGGAGAGTTTGAGATCGATGATGGAACTGTGATCCTGCTGAAGAAGAACAGTCAG AGTGAACGTACCAAACAGGAAGTAGTCACCTTAAcgtcagtgtgtctgtccgcAGCACTTCCTGCCGCGGTGGAAATGTGA